A part of Vulcanisaeta moutnovskia 768-28 genomic DNA contains:
- a CDS encoding AAA family ATPase: MVSIELTLIGIGPIAEEATISITDGIVLLYGPNGAGKSTIMRALAYALSALMGYEVQVGELMEMVNKERRVGEIRIKIDGSRYSISIDASNKEIIVKRGDEELTRIKITTSVGIVSIPSLQRIYPILQVKPMGVIKVLGLTDEIRSQIESFRDLLLPGTVEKVLSSRLIISSSEIAKVYSEYLDAVNTALNYVVNYDLKLVGDVPYFVDLSRNLTHYIKYEYVADGVKQALTIITAAEFAELLRRYGSAPILLIDDVETALHYDYLISLLQYLAKRQYPVILETHNSLALRYVYDNKLRFYVVEGGKAFTDIKSSSLFKREVIVYSM, encoded by the coding sequence ATGGTTTCTATCGAATTAACGCTTATAGGCATAGGCCCCATAGCGGAAGAGGCGACAATAAGTATTACAGATGGGATCGTACTGCTCTACGGCCCTAATGGCGCCGGCAAGTCAACGATAATGAGGGCGCTGGCGTATGCGTTAAGTGCGTTGATGGGTTATGAGGTGCAAGTAGGGGAGTTAATGGAAATGGTGAATAAGGAGAGGAGAGTAGGTGAGATAAGGATCAAGATTGACGGTTCGCGGTACTCAATAAGTATTGACGCTAGTAATAAGGAAATAATAGTGAAAAGAGGCGATGAGGAGTTAACGAGGATCAAGATAACGACGTCTGTAGGCATCGTATCAATACCAAGCTTACAAAGAATATACCCAATACTGCAGGTTAAACCGATGGGTGTAATAAAAGTATTAGGGCTTACTGATGAGATACGCTCTCAAATCGAGTCCTTCAGAGACTTACTCCTGCCAGGTACGGTGGAGAAGGTGCTGTCTTCGCGACTCATCATCAGTAGTAGTGAGATAGCTAAGGTGTATAGTGAGTACCTTGACGCAGTTAATACTGCACTCAATTACGTGGTTAATTATGACCTAAAATTAGTCGGTGACGTGCCTTACTTCGTAGATCTAAGCCGTAATTTAACCCACTACATTAAATATGAGTATGTTGCCGACGGCGTTAAACAAGCCCTCACAATAATTACGGCCGCCGAGTTTGCAGAATTACTTCGCAGGTATGGTTCAGCACCAATACTACTCATTGATGATGTAGAGACCGCACTACACTACGACTACTTAATATCGCTGCTTCAATACCTCGCCAAGAGACAGTACCCAGTGATCCTAGAGACCCACAACAGCTTAGCGTTGAGGTACGTATATGACAATAAACTTAGATTCTACGTGGTGGAGGGTGGCAAGGCCTTCACGGACATAAAATCAAGCTCATTATTCAAGAGGGAAGTAATCGTATATAGCATGTGA
- a CDS encoding RAMP superfamily CRISPR-associated protein: MELSLTLDTPFLPGSADPNRVDPDWPLRPSEVKGIWRWWARALVAGALFERGLLHGEPTSSIVKVPTSEEASCISRIVGLNLELGYAGKRDSRASCIRIIINPDDQQLLPSQLITDELINIFQRIKLLTLRKSKKVKVKYRSDIDRGKVKVNPEVMKELDIEDKIEIIIKSKFKRKSRKNIFIAIPSDDVPKGEIWCNENDAKKLGINNNTVIIRAPISLEYIAVNRTIKLIIDKNPFCKLNGAAVEASLSALALALKYSCFGKGGRRGLGCFSINASGPYSKLFMMDAKELINYAVERVSKVVDSAIKDCRLKESKLDKCELPPMPVISKGINYIDCVENSEVRNSISKALNNALHPYMLIKVTGPNVLDTLHNFFLRPRRTIALLGSHHRNDDLRATYNAWVLGLPREQKNTGYMIKSSDVSRRASPFIVSVHGDRAYVSVFTSADWPTQLEWRGAGSQSISVNQGRVINAIAIALKELIDYSSKSGLQVVRVWP, encoded by the coding sequence GTGGAACTAAGCCTAACCCTGGACACCCCATTCCTGCCAGGCTCAGCGGACCCAAACAGGGTTGACCCGGACTGGCCATTGAGGCCCAGTGAGGTTAAGGGGATTTGGCGCTGGTGGGCTAGGGCATTGGTGGCCGGCGCACTCTTCGAGAGGGGACTACTGCACGGCGAGCCAACGTCAAGCATAGTTAAGGTCCCCACTAGTGAGGAAGCATCGTGCATCTCGAGAATTGTTGGCTTAAATCTAGAACTCGGCTATGCCGGTAAGCGTGACTCGAGGGCTTCATGCATTAGAATCATAATTAACCCTGATGATCAACAACTCTTACCCTCTCAATTAATTACTGATGAATTAATTAATATATTTCAAAGAATTAAGCTATTAACTTTGAGAAAGAGCAAAAAGGTAAAGGTCAAGTATAGAAGCGATATCGATAGGGGTAAAGTTAAAGTGAACCCTGAGGTTATGAAAGAGCTTGATATTGAGGATAAGATTGAGATTATCATAAAAAGTAAGTTCAAAAGAAAATCAAGGAAAAACATATTCATTGCAATACCTAGTGATGATGTTCCTAAGGGTGAAATTTGGTGCAATGAAAACGATGCGAAAAAATTAGGCATTAACAATAATACTGTCATTATTAGAGCACCGATATCGCTTGAATATATTGCCGTTAATAGGACAATAAAGCTCATAATTGATAAGAACCCATTCTGTAAACTTAATGGAGCGGCTGTAGAGGCATCACTGAGCGCCCTGGCCCTCGCCCTAAAGTATTCATGCTTTGGTAAGGGTGGTAGAAGAGGCCTTGGATGCTTTAGCATCAATGCTTCTGGTCCTTATTCAAAATTATTCATGATGGATGCTAAGGAATTAATAAACTACGCAGTTGAGAGAGTGAGTAAAGTCGTGGATTCCGCGATCAAGGACTGCAGGTTGAAGGAGAGTAAGTTGGATAAGTGCGAGTTGCCACCAATGCCCGTCATTAGTAAGGGCATTAATTACATAGACTGCGTCGAAAATAGTGAGGTAAGGAACTCAATAAGCAAGGCCCTAAACAACGCTCTACACCCATACATGCTTATTAAGGTGACTGGGCCCAACGTGTTGGACACGCTACATAACTTCTTCCTGAGACCCCGCAGGACTATTGCGCTCCTCGGCAGTCATCACCGGAATGATGATCTAAGGGCCACGTACAACGCTTGGGTGCTGGGCCTACCTAGGGAGCAGAAAAATACTGGCTACATGATTAAGTCCAGCGATGTGAGCAGGAGGGCGTCGCCGTTCATTGTCTCGGTCCACGGCGATAGGGCCTACGTGAGCGTATTCACGTCTGCCGACTGGCCCACGCAGCTTGAGTGGCGTGGCGCTGGTTCGCAAAGTATAAGTGTAAACCAGGGTAGGGTCATAAATGCCATAGCCATAGCACTTAAGGAGCTGATCGACTATTCAAGTAAGAGCGGGCTTCAGGTGGTGAGGGTATGGCCGTAG
- the cas10 gene encoding type III-B CRISPR-associated protein Cas10/Cmr2 — protein sequence MSSGFDWLKYFKAKAWALLHDPSNKMWVIMGKGRCLHEQYLRTGAHEDEAAAIWYKLGLTDPLGDMHDVNDPAYRLVKHADAVASSMDRWLLGEAVSQGGVFRYSKLHNIFNPSYSIELPNNVDCGAVSRHVETLRSVMNSLSNFNDNVEKARVKYHALYALYELTWINEGLPPSLADTRMPTHTVFDHSYATALTINMLWSDGEVNGYLVEVDIPGIQRIVNSARKAGDFWVGSWLVSMLAWLTVWPLVWEYGPDLVIRPTLRLNPIYHATLIGALSRTLPRTLERDNIIDTIKNITSRFYLKTMINIDVKETDITQQFIREPIIPGTMTLIMPSIAASDEGKVVEILSGNFERAYNCLLNLAFNGEVNDKYCTDVLPRKIDDGGDTLLKISRKLYSMLNKSGVFKDLISVRINAVNLHDVYECLLSHIRGASDKCLIGGVELTGDDLKMFSEDRSSKLRLPRELRETLREKGVEVSDEELAKFLIMHMGLRILNKVAQVRARKRLTVGKAWFHYNDSTIKKPITADNVDAYSEYVFKKANREDVGFIYCSICGEEPAIVHLRKAPGGLNYADDTIDMLKKSLELTTDDEIGNLRFRVKPGEALGPLCLLKRTLYYRLKRGRYTSFDSTEDVAFAWYDMRISGYVVSKLPNSDEHRECRNVKDYIVGEPPKDITKICGLECTLEVARRLFNSCIDKASISHDDKVKLINELSRDLDIDDSLRALIKGVDDSLLKFRSYYAIIKGDADNIGELSKGDIPLDGYYKLLTELSKVAENAGARELSDAYAKLSSVMHGLGGLIVSPTYLATLSMALMITALRDIYITEYKYAVKGLIFSGGDDVLALTPVETSLTTVRDMRRNYWGDGGFHRIGDGYHIAAPVIGGFGRSFSVRFVNIMDNMNEEVKETIELLEGISKKAEWSLNQVRLKKDTLTISESRTGMRAVIPLSDGKQGSVANMIDALNQLFIARLGKVLSGNLPEDFDEYLQLINQLVVSNRGDVLNDVWGLIIRRNAESREYESKVAELFSLSNLANITGIDAAARLEIKASPSGSYLINELVKAYRVLRGYP from the coding sequence ATGAGTAGTGGCTTTGATTGGCTTAAGTACTTCAAGGCGAAGGCCTGGGCGCTGCTCCACGATCCATCCAACAAGATGTGGGTCATTATGGGTAAGGGTAGGTGCCTTCATGAGCAATACCTAAGAACGGGGGCCCATGAGGATGAGGCGGCGGCCATTTGGTATAAGCTAGGCTTAACAGACCCCCTCGGAGACATGCATGACGTTAACGACCCAGCCTATAGGCTTGTTAAACACGCCGACGCTGTCGCATCGTCAATGGATAGGTGGCTACTTGGCGAAGCGGTGAGCCAGGGGGGTGTCTTCAGGTATAGTAAGTTGCATAACATCTTCAACCCAAGCTATTCAATAGAGCTCCCCAATAACGTGGACTGCGGGGCGGTTTCACGCCACGTCGAGACTTTACGTAGCGTAATGAACAGCCTCTCCAACTTCAATGATAATGTTGAAAAAGCTAGGGTGAAGTACCATGCGCTTTACGCGCTTTACGAGTTAACGTGGATTAATGAGGGGTTGCCGCCAAGTTTAGCGGACACTAGAATGCCTACGCATACTGTGTTTGACCACAGCTACGCCACCGCCTTAACCATCAACATGCTGTGGTCCGATGGTGAGGTTAATGGCTATCTGGTGGAGGTTGACATACCGGGCATACAGAGGATAGTTAATTCAGCCAGGAAGGCCGGCGACTTCTGGGTTGGTAGTTGGCTCGTATCCATGCTCGCCTGGCTCACCGTGTGGCCACTGGTGTGGGAGTACGGACCTGACCTAGTCATAAGGCCCACACTTAGGCTTAACCCAATATACCACGCAACCCTAATCGGGGCATTATCAAGAACATTACCAAGAACGTTAGAAAGGGATAACATTATTGATACCATTAAGAACATCACATCTAGGTTTTACCTTAAAACAATGATTAATATAGATGTTAAGGAAACGGATATTACCCAACAATTCATTAGGGAACCCATCATACCTGGAACAATGACGCTTATAATGCCGAGCATTGCCGCATCGGATGAAGGCAAGGTGGTGGAGATCCTTAGTGGGAACTTTGAAAGAGCATATAATTGCTTATTAAACTTAGCATTTAATGGTGAGGTTAATGACAAATACTGCACAGATGTGCTGCCCCGGAAAATAGACGATGGAGGCGATACGTTACTTAAAATCTCAAGAAAACTATATAGCATGCTTAATAAAAGTGGCGTTTTCAAAGATTTAATAAGCGTAAGGATCAATGCGGTAAACCTCCATGACGTGTATGAATGCTTACTAAGCCACATAAGGGGTGCCTCCGACAAATGCCTAATAGGCGGAGTTGAGTTAACGGGGGATGACTTAAAGATGTTTAGCGAAGACAGGTCCAGTAAGTTAAGATTACCGCGTGAACTCAGGGAAACGCTTAGGGAGAAGGGTGTGGAGGTGAGTGATGAGGAGTTGGCAAAGTTCTTAATAATGCATATGGGTCTACGAATCCTAAACAAGGTGGCCCAGGTAAGGGCTAGGAAGAGGCTCACGGTGGGTAAGGCATGGTTCCACTACAACGACTCCACTATTAAGAAACCTATTACTGCAGATAATGTGGATGCGTATAGTGAGTATGTGTTTAAGAAGGCTAATAGGGAGGATGTGGGGTTCATATACTGTTCCATATGCGGTGAGGAGCCTGCAATAGTGCATTTAAGGAAAGCGCCAGGGGGCCTTAATTACGCAGACGACACCATTGATATGCTTAAAAAATCACTAGAACTTACAACAGATGATGAAATTGGTAACCTTAGATTCAGGGTGAAGCCCGGCGAGGCCCTGGGGCCACTTTGCCTGCTTAAGAGGACACTATACTATAGGCTTAAGAGAGGTAGATATACGTCATTTGATAGCACGGAGGACGTGGCCTTCGCATGGTACGATATGAGAATAAGCGGCTATGTCGTTAGTAAATTACCTAATTCTGATGAGCACAGGGAGTGCAGGAATGTTAAGGATTATATTGTCGGTGAGCCGCCTAAGGACATTACGAAGATATGCGGCTTAGAATGCACCCTAGAGGTGGCGCGCAGGTTATTTAATAGTTGCATCGATAAAGCATCCATAAGCCATGATGATAAGGTTAAACTCATTAATGAGCTTAGCCGTGATCTAGACATTGACGATTCTCTAAGGGCATTAATTAAGGGAGTTGACGATTCGTTACTCAAATTTAGATCCTATTACGCAATAATTAAGGGTGATGCGGATAATATCGGTGAATTAAGTAAGGGTGATATACCACTAGATGGCTACTATAAGCTACTCACAGAGTTATCTAAGGTGGCTGAGAATGCTGGCGCACGTGAGTTAAGCGATGCTTATGCTAAGTTAAGTTCTGTCATGCATGGGTTAGGCGGGTTAATAGTGAGCCCAACTTACCTAGCTACCCTATCAATGGCCCTAATGATTACGGCCCTCAGGGACATATACATAACAGAGTATAAATACGCGGTTAAAGGCCTAATATTCAGCGGTGGTGATGATGTATTAGCCTTAACCCCCGTGGAGACCTCCCTCACCACTGTTAGGGATATGCGTAGGAATTATTGGGGTGATGGCGGATTCCATAGAATCGGTGATGGCTACCACATAGCGGCCCCCGTAATTGGGGGTTTTGGTAGAAGTTTTTCCGTTAGGTTCGTAAACATTATGGATAACATGAATGAGGAGGTGAAGGAGACCATTGAATTGCTTGAGGGCATTAGTAAAAAGGCCGAGTGGTCACTTAACCAAGTGCGTCTTAAGAAAGATACCTTAACGATAAGCGAATCCAGAACAGGCATGAGGGCGGTCATACCGCTTAGTGATGGTAAACAGGGAAGCGTCGCCAATATGATTGACGCCCTGAATCAGTTATTCATAGCTAGGTTAGGTAAGGTACTTAGCGGTAACCTACCTGAGGACTTTGATGAATACCTGCAGTTAATAAACCAATTAGTAGTAAGTAATAGAGGTGATGTGCTTAACGATGTATGGGGCCTCATAATTAGGAGGAACGCTGAATCTCGTGAGTATGAATCTAAGGTTGCTGAACTATTCTCACTAAGCAATCTCGCCAACATTACCGGCATTGATGCGGCAGCTAGATTAGAGATTAAGGCCTCCCCCAGCGGCAGCTACCTGATTAATGAATTAGTAAAGGCTTACAGGGTGTTGAGGGGGTACCCATGA
- the cmr6 gene encoding type III-B CRISPR module RAMP protein Cmr6 — protein MAVDLLRGLSPSPTVNVSSYLRLGLINLVMSRRQGQRVGKGRSGENLKDALNEYNRDAMRLITEVYRCDNVGELLRRVDDWVKEEVEALEDLGYGVVFNAVIPLMTRLAIGLRHPYTEPLEPAIAWDPYWNLPYIPASSLKGAMRSIAETNNHPCAKALGERNEASTVVVLDSYPTYCPPGRGLLTLDIINPHYKEVSGEISEAESNPTPLVFLTVSRGVGFRVVILTARNRLREKCGGAVAEDYVYADAKCNKACTVKELEWLINKALQGGIGAKTALGYGVFKVQ, from the coding sequence ATGGCCGTAGATTTACTGAGGGGCCTATCACCTTCACCGACCGTTAACGTATCGAGTTACCTAAGGCTTGGGCTCATAAACCTAGTCATGAGTAGACGCCAGGGGCAAAGGGTGGGTAAGGGACGCAGCGGTGAGAACCTTAAGGACGCACTTAATGAGTATAATAGGGACGCAATGAGGCTCATAACTGAGGTCTACAGGTGCGACAATGTTGGTGAACTGCTCAGGAGGGTTGATGATTGGGTTAAGGAGGAGGTCGAGGCGCTGGAGGACTTGGGGTATGGGGTCGTGTTTAACGCCGTGATACCGCTAATGACCAGGTTGGCCATTGGGTTGAGGCACCCTTACACGGAGCCCCTTGAGCCAGCAATAGCCTGGGACCCGTACTGGAACCTACCCTACATACCGGCCTCATCGCTTAAGGGCGCCATGAGGTCTATAGCGGAGACGAACAACCACCCGTGCGCAAAGGCGCTCGGCGAGCGAAATGAGGCGTCTACCGTGGTGGTCCTAGACTCATACCCAACGTACTGCCCACCGGGTAGGGGCCTACTCACGCTCGACATAATAAATCCACACTACAAGGAGGTAAGTGGTGAAATAAGCGAGGCCGAGTCAAACCCAACACCGCTGGTTTTCCTAACGGTATCAAGGGGCGTGGGATTCAGGGTAGTCATACTCACAGCCAGGAATAGGCTCAGGGAGAAATGCGGTGGCGCGGTTGCGGAGGACTACGTATACGCAGACGCCAAGTGTAATAAGGCATGTACAGTGAAGGAGTTGGAGTGGCTAATCAATAAGGCCCTCCAAGGCGGCATAGGCGCGAAGACGGCCTTGGGCTACGGAGTGTTCAAGGTGCAATGA
- the cmr4 gene encoding type III-B CRISPR module RAMP protein Cmr4, producing MSQQAQRQGVQEARSLLFIEALTPMHPGLGRGGEGFVDLPIQRDEFGFPTIWASSLKGAIKSSLLLSCNNEADNVERAVCRRRVLLAFGPETEEASEYVSSISILDARLVLVPARSLRGVWTYVTSPHLLNYLATYLEIVGDKERLSALREVLNLVRGRNAVTSRKEVLVGSGGQSYVVLNEQELAAEHSDALTKLGELLPREVSDLVKERGVTVISDELVNNIVRRSLVIQPRIRLDYASKTVVSGGLWEEEYLPQFTVLASVIICRRIRLAGLPDNELKERLNQLADNDSKNKKYGNVSKDELIKAYDDLIHNKLVDANSVCSDVKSLRSMAFGGKETVGKGLARLMWV from the coding sequence ATGAGTCAGCAAGCGCAGAGACAGGGGGTACAAGAGGCTAGGTCCTTATTATTCATTGAGGCCTTGACACCAATGCACCCGGGCCTTGGTAGGGGTGGTGAGGGCTTCGTAGACCTGCCGATACAGAGGGATGAGTTCGGATTCCCAACGATATGGGCGAGCAGCCTTAAGGGTGCCATTAAGTCCTCACTACTCCTATCCTGCAATAACGAGGCTGATAATGTTGAGAGGGCTGTGTGTAGGAGGAGGGTGCTGCTAGCCTTCGGGCCCGAGACTGAGGAGGCCTCTGAATACGTATCATCAATCTCGATACTCGATGCCAGGCTAGTGCTGGTACCGGCCAGGTCGCTGAGGGGTGTGTGGACCTACGTAACGTCGCCACACCTCCTCAATTACCTAGCGACGTATCTTGAGATTGTCGGTGATAAAGAAAGGCTTAGTGCCCTAAGGGAAGTGCTTAACCTCGTTAGGGGTAGGAATGCGGTGACCAGCAGGAAGGAGGTTTTGGTGGGTTCTGGTGGGCAGAGCTACGTGGTACTTAACGAGCAGGAGTTAGCCGCGGAGCATTCGGATGCGCTTACTAAGCTAGGTGAATTACTTCCACGTGAGGTATCTGATCTCGTTAAGGAGAGAGGAGTCACAGTGATTAGCGATGAGCTTGTGAACAATATAGTTAGGAGGAGCCTCGTGATTCAGCCCAGGATAAGGCTAGACTACGCGAGCAAGACCGTGGTAAGCGGTGGATTGTGGGAGGAGGAGTACCTACCACAATTTACCGTGCTAGCATCCGTAATCATATGTAGAAGGATTAGACTTGCAGGATTGCCCGACAACGAGTTGAAAGAGAGGCTAAATCAATTAGCTGATAATGACTCTAAGAATAAGAAATATGGTAATGTTAGCAAAGATGAATTGATTAAGGCATACGACGACTTAATTCACAATAAATTAGTAGATGCAAACAGCGTATGCAGCGATGTTAAGTCCCTGAGATCCATGGCGTTTGGAGGTAAGGAGACCGTGGGTAAGGGATTGGCGAGGCTCATGTGGGTTTAG
- the cmr5 gene encoding type III-B CRISPR module-associated protein Cmr5 has translation MQAQNNALDLAIRCMDTVKQVFGNKGDIPEGFRSRARDIPSSLYYGGVLYTLAYVASKASKDKASGDDLLMQAFQRDDMVTLFKEWFEKKLVEDEAYELYGACLMRAIRELVGIGKANSLTDILRMLNEPGMGIIAERRLLEFAEWLKRLAEAVVQKG, from the coding sequence ATGCAGGCCCAAAACAACGCCCTTGACTTAGCAATCAGGTGCATGGACACGGTTAAGCAAGTCTTCGGCAATAAGGGCGACATACCGGAGGGCTTTAGGTCAAGGGCCAGGGACATCCCATCAAGCCTCTATTACGGCGGTGTGCTCTATACGTTAGCCTACGTAGCCTCAAAGGCAAGCAAGGACAAGGCCTCCGGCGACGACCTGCTCATGCAAGCCTTCCAACGTGATGACATGGTGACCCTCTTTAAGGAGTGGTTTGAGAAAAAACTTGTCGAGGATGAGGCGTATGAACTGTACGGTGCCTGCCTAATGAGGGCGATCAGGGAGTTGGTGGGGATTGGTAAGGCAAACTCCCTGACGGACATCTTGAGGATGCTGAACGAGCCGGGGATGGGCATAATCGCCGAGAGGAGGCTCCTAGAGTTCGCCGAGTGGCTTAAGAGGTTGGCGGAAGCCGTGGTGCAGAAGGGGTGA